AATTTCCCGGCTTCGCCGCGATCGACGGCAGCGCCGAGGCCACCACCCTGCCCGCGGCCAGCGTCGACCTGATCAGCGCCGCGCAGGCCTTCCACTGGTTCGACCTGGAGGCGGTGCGGCGCGAATGGGCGCGGGTGCTGCGCCCCGGCGGGCTGGCGCTGGTGTACTGGAATTCGCGGCTGCTGGAGGGCACGCCGTTCCTGCACGACTACGAGCGGCTGCTGCTCGACTACGGCACCGACTACAGCGCGGTGGCCGAGCGTTACCACGACGATGCGACGATGCAGCGCTGGTTCGGCGCCGGGCTGCGCGGCAGCGCCCAGTTCCCGAACGTGCAGCGGCTGGACTACGACGGCCTGCGCGGGAGGCTGCTGTCCTCCTCCTACGCGCCGCTGGCCGGACATCCGCGCCACGAGGCGATGCTGGCCGCGCTGCGTGCGCTGTTCGATCGCCACCAGGTCGATGGCCTGGTCGATGTCCACTACCGTACCCGTGCCTTCGCCGGCACGTTGAACTGAGCTGCGCCGCATGTATTCCCTCGCCCGCCCGTTCCTGTTCGCCTTCGATGCCGAGCGCGCCCACGCGCTGGGCCTGCGCGCGATCGAACTGGCCTACCGCACCGGCACCAATCCGCTGCTGGCCAGGGCGATCGCGCCGATGCCTACGCGCGCGTTCGGCCTGGAGTTCCCCAACCCGGTCGGGCTGGCCGCCGGCCTGGACAAGAACGGCGAGCACATCGATGCGCTGCTGGCGCTGGGCTTCGGTTTCGTCGAGATCGGCACCGTCACCCCGCGGCCGCAGCAGGGCAATCCGAAGCCGCGCATGTTCCGGCTGC
The Xanthomonas sp. AM6 DNA segment above includes these coding regions:
- a CDS encoding class I SAM-dependent methyltransferase, translated to MDASAPRERFSDRVADYVRYRPDYPPALLDWVHGKLGVARDAQVADIGAGTGISTRMFLEAGHPVLAVEPNTAMRAAAETLLHEFPGFAAIDGSAEATTLPAASVDLISAAQAFHWFDLEAVRREWARVLRPGGLALVYWNSRLLEGTPFLHDYERLLLDYGTDYSAVAERYHDDATMQRWFGAGLRGSAQFPNVQRLDYDGLRGRLLSSSYAPLAGHPRHEAMLAALRALFDRHQVDGLVDVHYRTRAFAGTLN